The Oncorhynchus mykiss isolate Arlee chromosome 20, USDA_OmykA_1.1, whole genome shotgun sequence genome includes a region encoding these proteins:
- the ipmkb gene encoding inositol polyphosphate multikinase, protein MSTQRQTVDSSLALGRLEINSPMLNLGTCLSGSVKEKTAQGGSQAAHLNGCVPLSHQVAGHKYGVDKVGILQHPDGTVLKQLQPPPRGPREMQFYSMVYAEDCCDPCLLDLQHHLPKYFGAWSSPESPNELYLKLEDVTRRFQKPCIMDVKIGQKSYDPYASYEKRDQQIKKYPLMEEIGFLVLGMRVYKVNSDGYDSYDQHYGRGLLKDTVKDGLSKFFYNGTSLRKDAITASILKVQNILRWFEGQIQLTFYASSLLFVYEGLPPPNPEGHIPRGLPEKTTSAACCEPNEDVLEHNNNVCAAVPLDYSLSTMYAMHKKGCTRGHHGNVTGSNATTDPNPQAHNSTWKCPGLVSSEQPNGNGVKARLEEEEVGEGGRGEPQPEQRASEVEVRMIDFAHVFPSESQDRGYIYGLKHLLEVLQQILHQ, encoded by the exons ATGTCAACTCAACGTCAGACAGTGGACTCATCTTTAGCTTTGGGAAGACTGGAAATCAATAGTCCCATGCTGAACCTGGGAACTTGCCTCTCCGGCTCAGTGAAAGAGAAGACCGCTCAGGGAGGATCGCAGGCGGCGCACCTGAACGGATGTGTGCCACTCTCCCATCAGGTGGCCGGTCATAAGTATGGCGTTGATAAAGTAG GCATATTGCAACATCCTGATGGCACAGTACTCAAACAGCTACAGCCCCCTCCCCGAGGTCCTAGAGAGATGCAGTTCTACAGCATG GTCTACGCCGAGGACTGCTGTGATCCGTGTCTGTTGGACCTTCAGCATCACCTCCCCAAATACTTTGGCGCCTGGTCCTCTCCTGAATCTCCTAACG agctgTACCTGAAACTTGAGGATGTCACTCGGCGGTTCCAGAAGCCCTGTATTATGGACGTGAAGATAGGCCAGAAGAGCTACGACCCCTACGCCTCCTACGAGAAGCGGGACCAGCAGATCAAGAAGTACCCGCTAATGGAGGAGATTGGCTTCCTGGTTCTCGGAATGAGG GTGTACAAGGTGAACTCTGACGGCTATGACTCGTATGACCAACATTACGGACGAGGCCTCCTCAAGGACACCGTCAAAGACG GTTTATCAAAATTCTTCTATAATGGGACGAGTCTGAGGAAAGACGCCATCACTGCCAGTATCCTGAAGGTCCAGAACATCCTGAGATGGTTCGAGGGCCAGATCCAGTTAACCTTCTATGCCAGCTCCTTGTTGTTTGTATACGAGGGCCTGCCTCCTCCCAACCCGGAGGGCCACATCCCCAGGGGCCTACCAGAGAAGACCACGTCTGCCGCCTGCTGCGAGCCCAACGAGGATGTACTGGAACACAACAACAACGTCTGCGCTGCCGTGCCGCTCGACTACAGCCTGTCCACCATGTATGCCATGCACAAGAAGGGCTGCACCCGGGGTCACCATGGCAACGTCACCGGCAGCAATGCCACGACAGACCCCAACCCCCAGGCGCACAACAGCACGTGGAAGTGCCCAGGTCTGGTGTCGTCGGAGCAGCCCAACGGCAACGGTGTCAAAGCACGACTGGAAGAAGAGGAAGTGGGGGAGGGAGGCCGGGGGGAGCCGCAGCCAGAGCAGAGGGCCAGCGAAGTGGAGGTGAGGATGATTGACTTTGCTCACGTCTTCCCCAGCGAGAGCCAGGACCGAGGCTACATCTATGGCCTGAAACACTTGCTGGAGGTGCTGCAGCAGATCCTCCACCAATAA